ATTCCCCGTCTTCTGGTGGCTTGTCCATTTTGATCTCTGTGTCTCCCTTCGGTTCTGTCTCCATGACATCAGCGAGAGATTCCTGAGCTCTCTCATTATCAGCCCCCTCCAGTCCTGTCTCACTTTCTTTACTGtgagattcttcttcttcttcttcttctttgtcgTGTGATTCCACCTCTTGTGCTCTCTCTAGCTCCTCACTGTGAAATCCCTTCTGCACCTCATTGTCCAACTCAAGCTGTGTGTCCTCCTCCAGGACTGGTTCAGTGTGGGATCCCCTGTCCGTGTCCGTTTCGTTGTCTACTTTCAAGTCTAGTTCTTTATCGTGTGCCAAGCTAACTTCTTCATCCTCAGCTGACTCCTCTTCTGTTTCTAACTTGCTCTCCACCAAGTCTTTACCTGCTTCTGCATTCCCTTCCACAAACATCTCCCCTTGATCATGCTCGTCAACTGTCGTGGTCGGAGCGTCGTCCTTTGCAGCGTTTTCGAAATCCTCCGTCCGCAGCTCAAACGTTTCTGCTCCTTTCTCTAAAGGTCCTTCTTCAGCTTCTTCTGGGTGAGTGTCAGGCAAGATCTCCCCTTCAGAATCATCTTCTGATTCGTCGGTGGGAACCCCTGCTTCCTGACCCAAGTGTTTATCCTCTTTCATGTCATCTTCGTCTTGCAAACTGGCCAGGTTTTCATCGTTCTTCTCATTCTCCTCCTTTGCAGAATCGATATTTAGTTCTAAacctgtttcttcttcttcttcttcttcttctccttctccttctccttctccttctttagCAGTAATCAAGTCACCTTCTGCATCTTCCGATATCAAACCTGGGACAGTCGTCTCTGCCACGTCTTCGTCGCTCTCGTACCTGATCAGGGTTCGGGTGTTGGCCACTGTATTTTCAAGGGCGTAACTGTCATTGCATTCCAGCTCTCCTCCCTCCACTCTCCAGGACTGGGAGACACTGGGGGACTCGGTTGCATCCGAGAAAGCTTCCGTCCGCGGCTCAAACGTTTCTGCTCCTTTCTCTAAAGGTCCTTCTTCAGCTTCTTCTGGGTGAGTGTCAGGCAAGATCTCACCTTCAGAATCGTCTTCTGATTCGTCGGTGGGAACCCCTGCTTCCTGACCCAGGTGTTTATCCTCTTTCATGTCATCTTCGTCTTGCAAACTGGCCAGGTTTTCATCGTTCTTCTCATTCTCCTCCTTTGCAGAATCCATATTTAGTTCTAAacctgtttcttcttcttcttcttctccttctccttctttagCAGTAATCAAGTCACCTTCTGCATCTTCCGATATCGAACCTGGGACAGTCGTCTCTGCCACGTCTTCGTCGCTCTCGTACCTGATCAGGGTTCGGGTGTCGGCCACTGTATTTTCAAGGGCGTAACTGTCATTGCATTCCAGCTCTCCTCCCTCCACTCTCCAGGACTGGGAGACACTGGGGGACTCGGTTGCATTCGAGAAAGCCAGCTGGTCAGGGGGTGTCGAGCTCACCTTGAGCTGCGCGTCTAAATTGAAGTAGTCTGCTGGTCCATCATTACCCACCTTATCCATCTTCTCGACAAAGACGTCTTCTTCCAGCTCGGCTTTGGTTTTCCCAACAAATTCCTCCGTGGAGGTTTCTTGCACGCTCCGCACCGCGTCGGGAACTTTGTTTTCTCCCAGTAGCGTTGCTTGATCATCGACCATCAGTTCTGCTGCTTGTTCTTCCTCGAAATGATCATCCCTTTCTGTCTCGGAGCTCACCTCGTCGACGTCGCTGCTGTCTCCTATCTCCTCAGTCTTTGACACGGCCTCCTGTGCCGTCGGTGATAGAGACGGCTCAAGAGCTTGCGATGGGCCCTTGAGCACGGTGTCGGTCGTGACGTGTTCATCGTGGTTCAGTTCAGAAGCATCCTCGCTGGTATCCAGACTGCTGTCAGTAGAACCCAAGTCCCGAGTACTCTCCTCTGCTTCCGTTTCTTCTCCTCTGCGTGTTTCGCTTTCAGGTTCTTCCAAGAGGCTTTTGTCCGCTTCTCCTGTCTCTTTGGTCAAGGGTGGCTCTTTTTCTTGCGAGCAAAGATCATCTTCTGGGTCGGTTTCTCCTAACTTCCAACTGACCTGGTCCCTGACAGTATGAAGCTCTGTCTTCACTTCTTGTACAAGATTCGTGGTTATAGCCATCTGGGTCTTCATTAATTCATCAGGGTGCTTTACAGTGTCTGCATCTCTGCTGTGCATCTCTGTGTTATCCTCTGAGCTAAGCTGCGCCTCTTCGTGGCTGCTATCTGCCACCGAAACCTTCTCCTCTATGGTCACTTGCTCTTCCTCGGTTCTGGATGGGTGTTCCTCCTCTGTTTTATCTAGCTCCATCACAGCCTGCTGAGCTTCTGAAAGAGACTCTCCGTTCTTGCTGTCCTCAACTCTTTCCTCTCCCACATCCCCGCTGGGTTTAGAGGCTTCTGTTTTTTCCGGTTGAGGATGACTGATTTCAGCCCTGACACTCGCTTCCACGTCTGCAAGGACTTCGGGACAAGCCTGGGATGATAGTTCTAGAGCCGTGCTTTGAGAGATGGCCGTGTCTTGGCGGTACGTTTCGAAGAGCCGGCCGTCTTTCAAAACTGGGTGGTCTTCATAGGGGGCTTCAGGTGAAACTCTGTCCTCATCCTTGATCTTATCCAAGGCGTCCGACAGCTGATCCTCAAAGCTTTGTCCCAATTCTGGCTCGACCGAGTGCATGCTGGGAAGGTTGTCCTCTGCAGGCCTGGTCCAAGCCTCGGTCTTCACGTCATCTCCTAACAGATCTCCCTGGACTTCACAAGATGTTTTATCCTGGGTGTCGCCTGGCGTTTGAAAAGCTGCCTGCCTGGCAGAGTCGGCAGTAGTCATCACGTTCTCCATCACGCTGAATCCTTCTTTTTCGGTCTCCTGAATAATATTCTCTTTCGGAGAAGGATCAACAACGGGGCTCCTCAGGGTTTCTAGGGGTCTCTTATCGATGACTGTGATTGGCGCGGCGGTCTTCGGATTGGGCTTCAGAGGGGGCGTGCATTGCGGACCCCTGACGTCCGTCGCGTCCAGTTTCGCGTAGACTGGACTACTTTGGGGACGAGCGGTCAGCGGTGTCCGGACCCTTCCTCGCAGCTCCTTCAAACTCAACTCCAAGCCGTCATCTGTGAAACCAAAACGAGAGTGAGTTCTGGATAAATTAAAGGTGTTTTGATAGATTGATTGGTTAATTAATCATTTTGCAAACGATAATTAGTAAGAACTTTAACAGATTAGTAGCGTGTCATTTTAATTGCAGTTTTCCCTTACTCTGTTAAAACGTTACTTAGTATTTGGGAGTGGTGTGTGTTCTGTTGCATCTATATTGAGCTATTACAATGTTCTCCAagtctgtctttacctggctttgagcggCTCTGAGCTTGGCTGGAGAATCCTAGGATAGGATATAGGATAGGATTCTGCAGCCGAGCGCACAGCAGGATAAAGGCATTTAGTCCTGAATGATAATAACGCAGTATTAAAGAAACAGCAGGATTGCGAACACCATACAATAC
This DNA window, taken from Acipenser ruthenus chromosome 35, fAciRut3.2 maternal haplotype, whole genome shotgun sequence, encodes the following:
- the LOC117965268 gene encoding nestin-like, which codes for MEVTFGRVSGQQPQQKALLGEEKFQMWDLNKRLESYLSKVKFLEEENELLRGEIDHLKKDRGARSWKAAFEEELRQAREKVEEAWRRKDRAELERDNLSEEMEGVRARRHKEITAQEEVKERLRETSKVLEEERRSQIWMREKAAQLEKELQLMMEVHQEETLSLKTQISESRKKSVAPSSFSSSSSLRLGDLGLDYSRRAAETWKTATEAYQNQVAHLEDTLAQARARLAQVSEEKKEGYLRAQGLAKELEGDRVRKEMLEEKVSMQWGRQQKELEKIQAEVESLEREKQSLEQQMAVILSDKQNLTQLKMSLSLEVATYRVLLDSESWRIQAPTAGFKTGPLHKDDGLELSLKELRGRVRTPLTARPQSSPVYAKLDATDVRGPQCTPPLKPNPKTAAPITVIDKRPLETLRSPVVDPSPKENIIQETEKEGFSVMENVMTTADSARQAAFQTPGDTQDKTSCEVQGDLLGDDVKTEAWTRPAEDNLPSMHSVEPELGQSFEDQLSDALDKIKDEDRVSPEAPYEDHPVLKDGRLFETYRQDTAISQSTALELSSQACPEVLADVEASVRAEISHPQPEKTEASKPSGDVGEERVEDSKNGESLSEAQQAVMELDKTEEEHPSRTEEEQVTIEEKVSVADSSHEEAQLSSEDNTEMHSRDADTVKHPDELMKTQMAITTNLVQEVKTELHTVRDQVSWKLGETDPEDDLCSQEKEPPLTKETGEADKSLLEEPESETRRGEETEAEESTRDLGSTDSSLDTSEDASELNHDEHVTTDTVLKGPSQALEPSLSPTAQEAVSKTEEIGDSSDVDEVSSETERDDHFEEEQAAELMVDDQATLLGENKVPDAVRSVQETSTEEFVGKTKAELEEDVFVEKMDKVGNDGPADYFNLDAQLKVSSTPPDQLAFSNATESPSVSQSWRVEGGELECNDSYALENTVADTRTLIRYESDEDVAETTVPGSISEDAEGDLITAKEGEGEEEEEETGLELNMDSAKEENEKNDENLASLQDEDDMKEDKHLGQEAGVPTDESEDDSEGEILPDTHPEEAEEGPLEKGAETFEPRTEAFSDATESPSVSQSWRVEGGELECNDSYALENTVANTRTLIRYESDEDVAETTVPGLISEDAEGDLITAKEGEGEGEGEEEEEEEETGLELNIDSAKEENEKNDENLASLQDEDDMKEDKHLGQEAGVPTDESEDDSEGEILPDTHPEEAEEGPLEKGAETFELRTEDFENAAKDDAPTTTVDEHDQGEMFVEGNAEAGKDLVESKLETEEESAEDEEVSLAHDKELDLKVDNETDTDRGSHTEPVLEEDTQLELDNEVQKGFHSEELERAQEVESHDKEEEEEEESHSKESETGLEGADNERAQESLADVMETEPKGDTEIKMDKPPEDGEFHIEEMEMGQDTETDNLVTSPLGTKVDDLAPVADEEGEEDQHSEEDWLADKQSTGSPLDPKPDLAEELIEPVADSGDHTGDRNEEGHQNLSMLTNVDYTEELSLPSDRCNTSDSLSGANLDSEGSYSSEDESPNASQVLPSNETQAETEAQKPTDRQPASDSEDSTADSLEVVTSQMFQNKERNNEISPGEVQMESTQPEHEEQEVLETSDPSQWQARDSVSAGKEADEGLHKLPGDLATAETMADEYKSSFQNFWESPSSTTADIFRLDPKDTKPATNGQQREIGDPVLLNGSSVNGKRWDEKTEAWRSTESTEEGFLDVKEDASGGKAGLDTQVNPEVQQPWEQTMDQKTEFREDGGGEEDRKADVEGGGASLIQKKANAGEAVSTLLVEGDLPQDSIKGVFYGSRGHEEVEHSGDSLEEHDSWSSEGE